In Mus musculus strain C57BL/6J chromosome 9, GRCm38.p6 C57BL/6J, one genomic interval encodes:
- the Pate8 gene encoding prostate and testis expressed G, with translation MYAAFCCSLLLGSHCNWKIPLDTPAWHLLATLLCVKCKHFNSTKNCLTQSGYCVARRDQKCLLWTVTSDDFLSYGAQTCWTHCVNKYIIRGSVRSEHKCCNSSSLCNQF, from the exons ATGTATGCAGCTTTCTGCTGCTCTCTGCTCCTAGGATCCCACTGCAATTGGAAAATACCTCTTGATACTCCTGCTTGGCATCTCCTTGCCA CTCTGTTATGTGTCAAGTGTAAACATTTCAATTCTACCAAGAATTGTCTAACACAGTCAGGATACTGTGTAGCCAGAAGAGACCAGAAGTGTCTCTTATGGACAGTTACTTCAG ATGACTTTCTCAGTTATGGGGCCCAGACATGTTGGACCCATTGTGTGAACAAATACATTATTAGAGGAAGTGTGAGATCGGAACATAAATGTTGCAATTCCAGTTCTTTGTGTAACCAGTTTTAA